The bacterium genome window below encodes:
- a CDS encoding 50S ribosomal protein L9 produces the protein MAVKVILREDIARLGDAGDLVNVKPGYARNFLIPQGKAIFATAAKVKELEHHRRIIAENMAKQLKDLNAAKDRLEQLRLEVEAQAGEEGKLFGSVTTLQIAELVAAKGIEIDRRKIDLKEPIKELGDHEVPVKLHRDVIAKLKLKVTAATTPEA, from the coding sequence ATGGCGGTCAAAGTGATCCTACGTGAGGACATTGCCAGGCTTGGCGACGCCGGTGATCTGGTGAACGTCAAACCCGGTTACGCCCGCAATTTCCTGATCCCCCAGGGCAAGGCGATCTTTGCCACGGCCGCCAAGGTCAAGGAGCTCGAGCACCATCGGCGCATCATCGCCGAGAACATGGCCAAGCAGCTCAAGGACCTGAACGCAGCCAAGGATCGTCTCGAGCAACTACGGCTCGAGGTCGAGGCCCAGGCGGGCGAAGAAGGCAAGCTCTTCGGCTCGGTCACGACCCTTCAGATCGCCGAACTGGTGGCGGCCAAGGGAATCGAGATCGATCGCCGAAAGATCGACTTGAAGGAGCCGATCAAGGAGCTGGGCGATCACGAAGTGCCGGTGAAACTGCACCGGGACGTGATCGCGAAGCTGAAGCTGAAGGTTACCGCCGCGACGACGCCCGAGGCGTAG
- the rpsR gene encoding 30S ribosomal protein S18, whose product MSDDPNAPRPPQTDSPRSDAPRGDGGYRSDGPRGGGGGDGGYRGGGGGGGFRRDGDRDGERRERGPMSVKARLRARARKKARKQKKSKGSMLRKKVCRFCADSNAEIDYKDPKGLRYFITETGKLIPSRISGNCAKHQRAVALGIKRSRQLALMPYAPHHGN is encoded by the coding sequence ATGAGCGACGATCCGAACGCCCCGCGCCCCCCCCAGACAGACTCCCCCCGTAGCGATGCTCCGCGCGGCGATGGTGGCTATCGAAGCGATGGCCCCCGCGGTGGCGGTGGCGGCGATGGCGGATATCGCGGCGGTGGCGGTGGCGGTGGGTTCCGCCGCGACGGCGACCGCGACGGCGAGCGCCGCGAGCGCGGTCCCATGAGCGTCAAGGCTCGGTTGCGTGCCCGCGCCCGCAAGAAGGCCCGCAAGCAGAAGAAGTCCAAGGGCAGCATGCTGCGCAAGAAGGTCTGTCGCTTCTGCGCGGACTCGAATGCCGAGATCGACTACAAGGATCCGAAGGGCCTGCGCTACTTCATCACCGAGACAGGGAAGCTCATTCCCAGCCGCATCTCGGGCAACTGCGCGAAGCATCAGCGCGCTGTGGCTCTCGGCATCAAGCGCTCCCGGCAGCTGGCGCTCATGCCCTATGCGCCCCACCACGGGAACTAG
- the rpsF gene encoding 30S ribosomal protein S6, which produces MREYETTFIVQPEISDEGCAELLGRVDGVLEREGANRLLHDDQGKRRLAYEIRKFQKGRYVTTYYLDEGKAVAPLERVLRLDESVLRFLTVQRTDAVADVDARKAEAAEEERIRAERARERAEREAEEERARQAAAAAAPPPPEPAVAPESGEVEASADAAPADAPAEAAAESAPADAPAEAAASPAETSDAAAEPTEAPAETEPKTEETAG; this is translated from the coding sequence ATGCGGGAATACGAAACGACGTTCATCGTCCAGCCCGAGATCAGCGACGAGGGCTGCGCTGAGCTGCTCGGACGCGTCGACGGCGTCCTGGAGCGCGAGGGAGCCAACCGGCTCCTGCACGACGATCAGGGCAAGCGACGCCTGGCCTACGAGATTCGCAAGTTCCAGAAGGGCCGGTACGTCACGACCTACTACCTGGACGAGGGCAAGGCCGTGGCCCCCCTCGAGCGGGTACTTCGGCTCGACGAATCCGTGCTGCGGTTCTTGACCGTACAGCGCACGGATGCCGTGGCCGATGTGGACGCACGCAAGGCCGAGGCCGCGGAAGAGGAGCGGATTCGGGCGGAGCGCGCCCGAGAGCGCGCCGAACGCGAGGCCGAGGAGGAGCGAGCACGTCAAGCAGCTGCGGCTGCGGCACCGCCGCCTCCGGAACCGGCCGTGGCCCCTGAATCCGGTGAGGTGGAGGCTTCGGCCGACGCCGCCCCGGCAGATGCACCCGCTGAAGCAGCGGCCGAAAGCGCCCCTGCAGATGCACCCGCCGAAGCAGCGGCCAGCCCGGCGGAAACGTCGGACGCCGCCGCGGAGCCCACTGAGGCACCGGCTGAAACCGAACCCAAGACTGAGGAGACGGCAGGATGA
- the pdxT gene encoding pyridoxal 5'-phosphate synthase glutaminase subunit PdxT, which yields MTPSVGILAIQGDVAAHARALGRAGARAVPVLREKDLDGLAALILPGGESTTISKGMDRLALWEPVREFAASGRPVLGTCAGAILLARAVQQHPVPTLGLLDAVAVRNAYGTQVDSFAAPVDDGAKEGLEGLRCVFIRAPQLEELGPEVETLARVEGRPVLIRQANLWAATFHPELTPDTRLHALLIS from the coding sequence GTGACGCCGTCGGTTGGCATCCTGGCAATCCAGGGCGACGTGGCAGCCCACGCGCGCGCGCTTGGCAGGGCGGGAGCTCGGGCCGTCCCGGTCCTTCGTGAGAAGGATCTGGACGGCCTGGCCGCGCTCATCTTGCCGGGCGGCGAGAGCACGACGATCTCCAAGGGGATGGATCGGCTCGCTCTATGGGAGCCTGTGCGCGAATTCGCAGCCAGCGGTCGGCCCGTGCTCGGCACCTGTGCCGGAGCGATCCTGCTGGCCCGGGCGGTCCAGCAGCATCCGGTCCCGACCCTGGGCCTGCTGGATGCCGTAGCGGTGCGAAACGCCTACGGAACGCAGGTCGATTCCTTTGCGGCACCCGTCGACGACGGCGCGAAGGAGGGCCTCGAGGGCCTCCGCTGTGTCTTCATCCGGGCCCCCCAGCTGGAGGAGCTGGGCCCGGAGGTCGAAACCCTCGCACGGGTCGAGGGCCGGCCGGTCCTGATCCGCCAGGCCAATCTGTGGGCGGCCACCTTCCACCCGGAACTCACCCCGGACACGCGGCTCCACGCGCTGCTGATCTCCTGA
- the pdxS gene encoding pyridoxal 5'-phosphate synthase lyase subunit PdxS has product MSENNEGRQDAQSYELKIGLAEMMKGGVIMDVTTPDQAKIAEQSGATAVMALERVPADIRAEGGVARMCAIQIIEGIQKEVSIPVMAKVRIGHFAEAQVLDALGVDFIDESEVLTPADDAHHIDKAPFRSPFVCGARNLGEALRRVGEGAAMIRTKGEAGSGNIVEAVRHLRQVNGDIRAIQALRVEELATQAKEMGAPVDLVRYVHEHGKLPVPNFAAGGIATPADAALCMSLGAEAVFVGSGIFKSEDPESRARACVHATTHWQEPAEVLNASRGLGKAMEGIEMETLDESERLANRGW; this is encoded by the coding sequence ATGAGCGAGAACAACGAGGGCCGACAGGACGCCCAGTCCTACGAGCTGAAGATCGGCCTGGCTGAAATGATGAAAGGTGGCGTGATCATGGATGTGACCACGCCGGATCAAGCCAAGATTGCGGAGCAATCCGGAGCGACCGCCGTGATGGCGCTCGAACGCGTGCCGGCGGATATCCGCGCTGAGGGCGGCGTCGCGCGCATGTGCGCGATCCAGATCATCGAAGGCATCCAGAAGGAGGTGTCGATTCCGGTGATGGCCAAGGTACGCATCGGCCACTTTGCCGAGGCCCAGGTGCTCGATGCCCTGGGTGTCGACTTCATCGATGAGAGCGAGGTGCTGACACCGGCCGACGATGCCCATCACATCGACAAGGCTCCATTCCGCTCGCCGTTCGTATGCGGTGCGCGCAATCTGGGCGAGGCGCTGCGCCGGGTTGGCGAGGGTGCGGCGATGATCCGCACCAAGGGAGAGGCGGGTAGCGGCAACATCGTCGAGGCGGTTCGGCACCTGCGCCAGGTGAACGGCGACATCCGCGCCATTCAGGCCCTGCGTGTGGAAGAGCTGGCGACCCAGGCCAAGGAGATGGGCGCGCCGGTCGATCTCGTTCGTTATGTGCACGAGCATGGCAAGCTGCCGGTGCCGAACTTCGCCGCCGGAGGGATCGCAACGCCTGCCGATGCCGCGCTTTGCATGAGCCTGGGCGCCGAGGCGGTGTTCGTCGGCTCCGGCATCTTCAAGAGCGAGGATCCGGAGAGTCGCGCCAGGGCTTGCGTGCACGCGACCACCCACTGGCAGGAGCCCGCCGAGGTGCTGAATGCCTCCCGGGGGCTCGGCAAGGCGATGGAGGGGATCGAAATGGAGACCCTCGACGAGAGCGAGCGGCTCGCCAATCGGGGCTGGTAG